The Microbacterium sp. KUDC0406 genome includes a window with the following:
- a CDS encoding PEP/pyruvate-binding domain-containing protein, whose translation MTESTASEPNASLVRPLSDLTAADIPIAGGKGANLGELVRAGFPVPDGFVVTTAAYDAFVAGDGLDTALGGLAEDSEGDLAEADVAADAAALFAASDLPTGIAEQVTAAYTALGEGPVAVRSSATAEDLPGASFAGQQDTYLNVDGAAAVLDAVRRCWASLWNARAIAYRSRVGHDAEDGLSIAVVVQRLVPAEVAGVMFTANPGNGRRDETVITASWGLGESVVGGLVEPDEYTVRGDDVARRIATKKVMTVRVDGGSQQSKTPASQTDAATLDDDQARALAAIGGGIQAHFGSPQDIEWALADGEFRIVQARPITALPEPTGEVPAEWPLPREGSLYFRASIVEQMPDPLTPLFADLVGDAVPYGLRAMLSDMSPELVTLDMAFPTINGYAYYDYPRSTFMAMLRVTPAAVRFITRKGFVMDKWRDEALPAYRSVVDRHAKQDAAQLSSADLLVGVRELLGAACAYYSIVQMVMPLAGMSEVVWTKLYDTTMRREGDPQASDFLLGFDSAPMRSERALHDLAEWCRAQPGLREKLDAGEEPPAEFRERMDAYLAEHGHTVYNLDFINPVPADDPAPVIETLKHTIDGNAADPAERQRASAARRERITRELFARLDPVRRAVAERRLRSAQLWAPVREDALAAMGLAWPVQRRLLHEFGARLAASGAVDAADDVFWITAAEADSDAARLDDGDGTLPDHRADIAARRRTWRGRRLATPPQYLPVGGWMTSMDRFMPARESDGSGPVLHGTGGSGGRVTAPARVLGGTADFASFRPGEVLVASITTPAYTPLFALAAGVVTDVGGVLSHGSIVAREYGIPAVLGTGSATKRIATGDVITVDGGTGTVRLDGAPDEADAAVATSKRGRRLALGLGLAALAGVVLLVLRRRRRS comes from the coding sequence ATGACCGAGTCGACCGCGTCCGAGCCGAACGCATCACTGGTCCGCCCGCTCTCCGATCTGACGGCGGCCGACATCCCGATCGCCGGTGGCAAGGGGGCGAATCTCGGTGAACTGGTGCGCGCCGGATTCCCGGTTCCGGACGGGTTCGTCGTCACGACCGCTGCCTACGACGCGTTCGTCGCCGGGGACGGGCTGGATACTGCGCTCGGCGGCCTGGCCGAGGACAGCGAGGGAGACCTCGCCGAGGCCGACGTCGCTGCTGACGCCGCGGCACTGTTCGCGGCATCCGACCTGCCCACCGGCATCGCTGAGCAGGTCACCGCGGCCTACACCGCGCTCGGCGAGGGGCCGGTGGCCGTGCGCTCGTCGGCGACCGCAGAAGACCTGCCGGGGGCGAGCTTCGCCGGTCAGCAGGACACCTATCTCAACGTCGACGGCGCAGCCGCGGTGCTCGATGCCGTGCGGCGCTGCTGGGCGTCGCTGTGGAACGCCCGCGCCATCGCCTACCGATCCCGCGTCGGGCACGACGCAGAGGACGGACTCAGCATCGCGGTGGTCGTGCAGCGACTCGTGCCCGCCGAGGTCGCCGGCGTCATGTTCACCGCGAATCCGGGCAACGGGCGCCGCGACGAGACTGTCATCACCGCCTCGTGGGGCCTGGGCGAATCGGTCGTCGGCGGGCTGGTCGAACCCGACGAGTACACCGTGCGCGGCGACGACGTCGCCCGTCGCATCGCGACGAAGAAGGTCATGACCGTGCGCGTCGACGGCGGATCGCAGCAGTCGAAGACACCGGCATCCCAGACGGATGCCGCCACCCTCGACGACGACCAGGCCCGCGCCCTCGCGGCGATCGGCGGCGGCATCCAGGCCCATTTCGGATCGCCGCAGGACATCGAGTGGGCCCTCGCCGACGGCGAGTTCCGCATCGTGCAGGCGCGCCCGATCACCGCCCTGCCCGAGCCGACCGGCGAAGTGCCCGCCGAGTGGCCGCTGCCCCGCGAGGGCAGCCTGTACTTCCGCGCCAGCATCGTCGAGCAGATGCCCGACCCGCTGACTCCGCTGTTCGCCGACCTGGTCGGCGATGCCGTGCCGTACGGTCTGCGCGCGATGCTGAGCGACATGAGCCCGGAGCTGGTGACGCTCGACATGGCCTTCCCGACGATCAACGGCTACGCCTACTACGACTACCCGCGTTCGACCTTCATGGCCATGCTCAGGGTCACCCCCGCCGCAGTGCGGTTCATCACGCGCAAGGGCTTCGTGATGGACAAGTGGCGCGACGAGGCGCTGCCCGCCTACCGCAGCGTCGTCGACCGCCACGCGAAGCAGGACGCCGCGCAGCTGAGCTCCGCAGATCTGCTCGTCGGGGTGCGCGAACTGCTGGGCGCCGCCTGCGCCTACTACAGCATCGTGCAGATGGTGATGCCGCTGGCGGGCATGAGCGAGGTGGTCTGGACGAAGCTCTACGACACGACGATGCGGCGCGAGGGCGACCCACAGGCATCCGACTTCCTGCTCGGGTTCGACTCGGCCCCGATGCGCTCGGAGCGCGCTCTGCACGACCTGGCCGAGTGGTGCAGGGCGCAACCGGGCCTGCGCGAGAAGCTCGACGCCGGCGAGGAGCCGCCCGCCGAGTTCCGCGAGCGCATGGACGCCTACCTCGCCGAGCACGGCCACACCGTCTACAACCTCGACTTCATCAACCCGGTACCGGCCGACGACCCCGCGCCGGTGATCGAGACGCTCAAGCACACGATCGACGGGAACGCCGCCGACCCTGCCGAGCGACAGCGCGCGTCCGCGGCGCGCCGCGAGCGGATCACCCGCGAGCTCTTCGCCCGGCTCGACCCGGTTCGCCGCGCCGTCGCGGAACGCCGTCTGCGTTCCGCGCAGCTGTGGGCACCGGTGCGCGAGGACGCCCTCGCCGCGATGGGACTCGCCTGGCCGGTGCAGCGGCGCCTGCTGCACGAGTTCGGCGCCCGTCTCGCGGCATCCGGTGCGGTGGATGCCGCGGACGACGTGTTCTGGATCACCGCCGCCGAGGCGGACTCCGACGCGGCGCGACTGGATGACGGCGACGGCACGCTGCCCGATCACCGTGCCGACATCGCGGCTCGTCGCCGCACCTGGCGCGGGCGCAGGCTCGCGACCCCGCCGCAGTACCTGCCTGTCGGCGGCTGGATGACCTCGATGGACCGCTTCATGCCGGCCCGCGAGAGCGACGGGTCCGGCCCGGTGCTGCACGGCACCGGCGGATCGGGCGGCAGGGTGACCGCACCGGCCCGCGTGCTCGGCGGCACGGCGGACTTCGCGAGCTTCCGGCCCGGCGAGGTGCTCGTGGCCTCCATCACGACCCCCGCGTACACGCCGCTGTTCGCGCTCGCCGCGGGCGTGGTCACCGACGTCGGCGGCGTGCTCAGCCACGGATCGATCGTCGCGCGCGAGTACGGCATCCCCGCAGTGCTCGGCACCGGCAGCGCCACCAAGCGGATCGCCACCGGCGACGTCATCACCGTCGACGGCGGGACGGGCACCGTCCGGCTCGACGGAGCGCCGGACGAGGCGGATGCCGCCGTCGCGACGTCCAAGCGCGGCAGGAGGCTGGCCCTCGGACTCGGCCTCGCCGCTCTCGCCGGGGTCGTGCTGCTGGTGCTGCGTCGGCGTCGTCGGAGCTGA
- a CDS encoding AbrB/MazE/SpoVT family DNA-binding domain-containing protein gives MRTTIDKAGRIVIPAAIRERVGMLPGPVDIYVDGTGVRIEIETHDNVIEKDGRLVITGGPALTPDDIRELRLADQR, from the coding sequence ATGCGTACAACCATCGACAAGGCAGGCAGGATCGTCATCCCGGCCGCCATCCGCGAGCGCGTGGGCATGCTCCCGGGGCCGGTCGACATCTACGTCGACGGCACAGGGGTGCGCATCGAGATCGAGACGCACGACAACGTGATAGAGAAGGACGGACGTCTGGTGATCACCGGCGGCCCGGCGCTCACACCCGACGACATCCGCGAGTTGCGCCTTGCCGACCAGCGCTGA
- a CDS encoding PIN domain-containing protein: MPTSADLLLDTSAALALVRDVDPAHEVVTDVTRGLILGLAGHALFETYSVLTRLPGEARLRPARVAEIIALSFPSSASLPAADALDAPATFVRAGIAGGAVYDGLVGLAARAAGITLLSCDRRAVPTYTALDVHVQLV, from the coding sequence TTGCCGACCAGCGCTGACCTCCTTCTCGACACGAGCGCGGCTCTCGCCCTGGTCCGCGATGTGGACCCGGCACATGAGGTCGTGACAGATGTGACCCGCGGCCTGATCTTGGGACTTGCCGGTCACGCGCTGTTCGAGACGTACTCGGTGCTCACTCGGTTGCCGGGGGAGGCGCGGCTGCGTCCTGCTCGCGTCGCTGAGATCATCGCGCTGTCATTCCCGTCGTCCGCGTCTCTGCCTGCAGCCGATGCGCTGGATGCTCCGGCGACGTTCGTGCGCGCCGGCATCGCCGGCGGTGCCGTGTATGACGGCCTCGTCGGGCTCGCCGCCCGTGCCGCAGGGATCACGCTCCTCAGCTGCGATCGCCGCGCCGTGCCGACCTACACCGCGCTTGACGTGCACGTCCAGCTGGTCTGA